One part of the Solanum dulcamara chromosome 8, daSolDulc1.2, whole genome shotgun sequence genome encodes these proteins:
- the LOC129899303 gene encoding glycine-rich cell wall structural protein 1.8-like, with the protein MAKLKIVNIVFFVLLGIGICSAARTLLTYDHVGVGGEVGAYGAGHGIAGGGGGGSGGGSGYAAAGDHGYAGGGGSGSGAGGGYAAGGEHGGGYAGGGGGGSGAGGGYAGGGHDAGYAGGGGSGSGAGGGHAGGGHDGGYAGGGGGGSGGGGGHAGGGHDAGYAAGSGEGGGSGYGAGGASDGGYGSGGGGGSGGGGGVAGGGAHGGAYAGGSGGGTGGGYGSGGAPGGGYGGGGGHGGGGGSAYAGGGGGASGGGYGSGGGAGGGAGGAHGGAYGGGGGSGAGGGGAYAGGGEHAGGYGGGAGGGEGGGYAP; encoded by the coding sequence ATGGCGAAGCTTAAAATTGTTAACATTGTTTTCTTTGTGTTATTGGGTATAGGAATATGTTCAGCTGCTAGAACCCTCCTCACTTACGATCATGTAGGTGTTGGCGGTGAGGTAGGTGCTTATGGTGCAGGCCATGGCATtgctggtggtggtggaggaggTTCCGGCGGAGGTAGTGGATATGCAGCTGCAGGTGACCATGGTTATGCCGGTGGAGGTGGTAGTGGAAGCGGAGCTGGTGGTGGATATGCAGCTGGAGGAGAGCATGGTGGCGGATATGCTGGAGGAGGTGGAGGTGGAAGTGGAGCTGGAGGTGGCTATGCTGGTGGAGGACACGATGCTGGATATGCTGGAGGTGGTGGTAGTGGAAGTGGAGCTGGAGGTGGCCATGCTGGTGGAGGACATGATGGTGGATATGCTGGAGGAGGTGGTGGTGGAAGTGGAGGTGGAGGTGGCCATGCTGGCGGAGGACACGATGCTGGATATGCTGCTGGAAGTGGTGAAGGTGGTGGTAGCGGATATGGTGCTGGAGGGGCATCAGATGGTGGATATGGTTCCGGAGGTGGTGGAGGCAGTGGTGGCGGCGGTGGAGTTGCAGGAGGTGGAGCACATGGTGGTGCATATGCTGGAGGTTCAGGAGGAGGTACTGGCGGTGGATATGGTTCTGGTGGGGCACCAGGGGGTGGATATGGTGGTGGAGGAGGGCATGGAGGAGGTGGTGGCAGTGCCTATGccggaggaggaggaggagccTCAGGTGGTGGATATGGTAGCGGAGGAGGAGCTGGTGGCGGTGCAGGAGGTGCACATGGAGGAGCATATGGTGGCGGCGGTGGTAGTGGAGCAGGTGGTGGCGGCGCCTATGCCGGTGGAGGTGAGCATGCTGGTGGATATGGAGGAGGTGCAGGAGGTGGTGAAGGCGGTGGCTACGCCCCTTGA
- the LOC129900612 gene encoding proteinase inhibitor PSI-1.2-like: MAFCKVYILSLLLSGIFLLGIDVEYGNAQKMCLQVCDNEVAYMTCPSSGDEKISEVCVNCCTADEGCKLFRADGSLICTGTPE; this comes from the exons ATGGCCTTTTGCAAAGTTTATATCCTTTCTCTCCTATTGTCAG GCATATTTCTGTTGGGAATTGACGTGGAATATGGAAATGCACAAAAGATGTGTCTCCAGGTTTGTGACAATGAAGTTGCTTACATGACTTGCCCCTCTTCAGGAGATGAGAAAATTAGTGAAGTATGCGTCAACTGTTGCACAGCAGATGAAGGCTGTAAATTGTTCCGCGCCGATGGATCGTTAATTTGTACCGGAACCCCTGAATAA